Proteins encoded together in one Planctopirus ephydatiae window:
- a CDS encoding translocation/assembly module TamB domain-containing protein has translation MLRTFRWIFGIVVLLGIAGAGGAGALYFRSDAMLREEALRQFARACPDSIITLDGARFDFSGRIRLFNLQITPEGQELPLVVIPELIVSLDREQLSQHQLIVIEQLRLIQPHIHLKRGADGHWNVESLALARQSAMAMPEIFIESGRCQIELESQIQPASAQVAHELHSVVGEASSKTISLTIDDMAWSCFPVSAKQVSIRGEARVGDIGRLNVDNATISTEERFWSVHGTWQGLRFTNSIWSFASRFDPALDQQWKRIWSQLIQGLDAPEAFSELPEIPPVQLHANLAFKAMQKSADVLPEYEVQAQIVNGGVAHAAFPMALTGLKGNCVVTHEEARLENLTAATGFTQWMARGDHQWKSGRTSIYSAVEELELSDGLRQRLPPAVRKWAEELRLTGLFRAECHIEHEVGSPWLPRMIIHGRECAFRYAKFPYPVAEVSGQIQVQGRQLEVDARGMAGGVPVIFRGIAINPGPMADAAIEIRTRGVIIDETLKSSCPPAIADTLRLLQMEGKSDIVARIIRPPGLGSKWETQLAAKVFDGRLKCKPFPYEMQHVSGVVTWLNNRLEMKDVRATHGQTALEGRGVFQRQPEQDRLDLVVDVHQGSFDQSLFDALPAHLQKTWQEINPRGGFDSTVELTWSPGMEVDVVIPSLRLTGCDLALKQFPYAITDVQGELNYQKGDLSILRLSGRHDDTTIRLKGFGEFHAGRSRVVFEEFFADDVLVTTAFRRAVPASLKPTLDALNPTGAFSVNGQIEFLQERQDQAALDVAWRLEFVLPGNELTAGMKLEKVSGKVQCDGSTSAKGTELKGSIDFDLVRMMGYQVGVVRGPFRLSNGELSIGAREMITGNQGELPPRRIPLEERLSGKTCDGIVTLDAIVWLDQAVPAWQLKSTISRASLERYSQMYLNGQSNLRGTMNGWMDLKGRAGDTQTIIGAGQLQISPAAIYELPIFVQIFRSLQLDGNASKAAFDYVDLNFRVADERFNFSSIDLVGTAISLRGRGSIRFDGGIVLDFYSMLARNQVRIPVIHEVVGALSRGWVGVEVRGNVGSPVSRMKPVPELDDALKQFLSAFNPANNVRPPPLQTFQPIP, from the coding sequence ATGCTGAGAACGTTTCGCTGGATATTCGGGATTGTCGTTCTTCTGGGAATCGCCGGAGCTGGTGGGGCGGGGGCTCTTTATTTTCGCAGTGATGCCATGCTGCGAGAAGAAGCCTTGCGGCAATTTGCCAGGGCTTGCCCTGATTCGATCATTACTCTGGATGGCGCCCGATTTGATTTCAGCGGACGAATTCGTCTGTTTAATCTGCAGATTACGCCTGAAGGTCAGGAATTACCGCTCGTCGTGATTCCGGAATTGATCGTTTCTTTAGATCGTGAGCAGCTTTCTCAACACCAACTGATTGTCATTGAGCAGTTGCGGCTCATCCAGCCCCATATCCACCTTAAACGTGGTGCAGATGGTCACTGGAATGTCGAAAGCCTGGCCTTGGCCCGGCAATCGGCCATGGCGATGCCTGAAATCTTTATTGAAAGCGGACGTTGCCAGATTGAACTTGAGTCCCAGATACAGCCAGCTTCTGCGCAAGTCGCCCATGAACTTCATTCGGTGGTGGGGGAGGCGAGTTCGAAGACGATATCTCTCACGATCGATGACATGGCGTGGTCATGCTTCCCGGTATCGGCCAAGCAGGTTTCAATTCGAGGTGAAGCCAGGGTTGGCGACATCGGGCGGTTGAATGTCGATAATGCCACCATCTCGACAGAGGAACGTTTCTGGTCAGTGCATGGCACCTGGCAGGGACTGAGATTCACGAATTCGATCTGGAGTTTCGCTTCACGTTTTGATCCAGCGCTCGATCAGCAATGGAAGCGAATCTGGAGTCAGCTCATTCAGGGGCTGGATGCTCCTGAGGCATTTTCTGAGTTACCAGAGATCCCCCCAGTCCAACTGCATGCCAATTTAGCATTCAAGGCCATGCAAAAATCTGCAGATGTTCTTCCTGAGTATGAAGTCCAGGCTCAGATTGTGAATGGTGGAGTTGCTCATGCGGCGTTCCCCATGGCGTTGACCGGTCTCAAGGGCAACTGTGTCGTTACCCACGAAGAGGCCAGACTCGAAAACTTAACGGCCGCGACAGGCTTTACCCAATGGATGGCGCGAGGTGACCATCAGTGGAAAAGTGGCCGTACGAGCATTTATTCAGCAGTAGAAGAACTCGAACTCTCCGATGGTTTACGCCAGAGATTGCCTCCAGCTGTCCGCAAATGGGCGGAAGAATTGCGACTGACAGGATTGTTCCGGGCGGAATGCCATATCGAGCATGAGGTGGGGAGCCCGTGGCTGCCGCGGATGATTATTCATGGCCGGGAATGTGCCTTTCGATACGCGAAGTTTCCTTACCCTGTGGCTGAAGTGAGTGGGCAGATCCAGGTTCAAGGGCGGCAACTGGAAGTCGATGCTCGTGGCATGGCGGGTGGAGTTCCTGTGATTTTCCGAGGGATTGCGATCAATCCGGGCCCCATGGCCGATGCCGCCATCGAAATTCGTACTCGAGGCGTGATCATCGATGAAACACTCAAAAGCAGTTGCCCTCCGGCAATTGCCGACACGCTGCGATTGCTGCAGATGGAAGGAAAGTCAGACATTGTCGCACGGATCATCCGGCCACCAGGCCTGGGTAGTAAATGGGAGACTCAACTGGCGGCGAAGGTGTTTGACGGACGCCTGAAATGTAAGCCATTCCCTTATGAAATGCAGCATGTCAGCGGTGTCGTGACCTGGCTGAACAATCGGCTCGAAATGAAAGATGTGCGGGCGACTCATGGGCAGACCGCACTTGAAGGACGAGGCGTTTTTCAGCGGCAACCCGAGCAGGACCGTCTCGATCTGGTTGTTGATGTCCATCAGGGAAGTTTTGATCAATCACTATTCGACGCCTTGCCAGCCCATCTGCAAAAGACTTGGCAAGAGATCAATCCGCGAGGAGGTTTCGATTCGACCGTCGAACTGACGTGGTCACCGGGAATGGAAGTCGATGTCGTGATCCCCAGTCTCCGCCTGACAGGTTGTGATCTCGCATTGAAGCAGTTCCCTTATGCAATTACTGATGTGCAGGGAGAGCTGAACTATCAGAAGGGGGATCTCAGTATTCTCCGCTTGAGTGGTCGGCATGATGACACGACCATCCGGTTGAAAGGCTTTGGTGAGTTTCATGCAGGGAGATCGCGGGTCGTTTTCGAGGAGTTTTTTGCAGACGATGTGCTGGTCACGACGGCATTTCGTCGTGCCGTCCCCGCTTCATTGAAACCCACCTTAGATGCGCTGAATCCCACGGGGGCTTTTTCGGTCAATGGACAAATCGAATTTTTGCAGGAACGGCAGGATCAGGCGGCTCTGGATGTGGCCTGGCGGTTGGAATTCGTATTGCCAGGGAACGAATTGACTGCCGGAATGAAGCTGGAAAAAGTTTCCGGGAAAGTGCAGTGCGATGGTTCAACTTCTGCGAAAGGTACTGAACTCAAAGGCTCGATAGATTTTGATCTGGTCCGCATGATGGGTTACCAGGTTGGCGTGGTTCGCGGCCCCTTCCGGTTGTCGAATGGTGAACTCTCGATTGGTGCCCGGGAAATGATCACGGGGAATCAAGGTGAGTTGCCACCCAGACGAATCCCGCTGGAAGAAAGACTCAGTGGGAAAACATGCGACGGGATTGTCACGCTCGATGCGATTGTCTGGCTGGATCAGGCAGTTCCTGCATGGCAACTCAAATCGACGATCTCGCGGGCCAGTCTGGAGCGTTACTCGCAGATGTATTTGAACGGCCAGTCGAATCTGCGGGGAACGATGAATGGCTGGATGGATTTGAAGGGCAGGGCGGGCGATACGCAGACGATTATTGGTGCCGGTCAACTACAGATCAGCCCCGCAGCGATCTATGAGTTACCAATCTTTGTGCAGATTTTCCGTTCTCTGCAACTGGATGGTAATGCGTCGAAAGCGGCCTTTGATTATGTCGATTTGAACTTCCGCGTTGCCGATGAACGATTCAATTTCAGCAGTATCGACCTGGTGGGGACTGCGATCAGTCTCAGAGGTCGTGGCTCGATCCGTTTCGATGGTGGAATTGTCCTCGATTTTTATTCGATGCTGGCGAGAAATCAGGTACGCATTCCTGTGATTCATGAAGTGGTCGGTGCACTCAGTCGTGGCTGGGTCGGGGTCGAAGTTCGAGGAAATGTTGGCAGCCCCGTTTCCCGCATGAAACCAGTGCCAGAACTGGATGATGCTTTGAAACAGTTCCTGAGTGCTTTCAATCCTGCAAACAACGTTCGGCCACCACCATTACAAACCTTCCAGCCGATCCCCTGA
- a CDS encoding branched-chain amino acid ABC transporter permease yields MSASDVLIEPTSHGVNILKSAAPILVGIALAVGIQFLLPSTVGPYYSRLVIDAGIAMILAVSLNIVNGMTGQFSIGHAGFMTIGAYTAGSITFYSSLLIWGTAAKHGSFLGSGEWMFVIACLCGGITASIAGFVVGLPSLRLRGDYLAIVTLGFGEILRVVLQQTGKVVDNAETIRNAPLTTFATVPVGGAIGFDGIPKYTSLFWVYAFLAITVIFAYRLKRSSFGRAMLSVREDEIAAQAMGINTSRQKLLAFITAAFFAGVGGGLLAHESGVIISPKDAGFQRSFDYVIMTVLGGRGSITGVMLAAILLSALPEVLRDFERYRIIIYAALLIFMMLSRPQGLFGIHEIWDFFPKSWKTLPWKKSPREEAR; encoded by the coding sequence ATGTCTGCATCCGATGTCTTAATCGAACCCACTTCGCATGGTGTGAATATCCTCAAGAGTGCCGCTCCCATTCTTGTTGGTATCGCCCTTGCGGTTGGGATTCAGTTTTTGCTTCCCTCGACAGTCGGCCCCTACTATTCCCGGCTCGTGATCGATGCAGGGATTGCTATGATTCTGGCAGTCTCACTGAATATCGTGAACGGCATGACAGGACAGTTTTCGATTGGTCATGCAGGCTTCATGACCATCGGAGCTTACACCGCAGGATCCATCACCTTCTACAGTTCACTCCTGATCTGGGGGACAGCCGCCAAACACGGTTCTTTTTTAGGAAGTGGCGAATGGATGTTCGTCATTGCCTGCTTGTGTGGTGGAATCACAGCTTCGATCGCCGGGTTTGTGGTTGGGCTTCCTTCACTGCGACTACGGGGAGATTACCTCGCGATTGTGACGCTTGGTTTCGGTGAAATTCTGCGAGTTGTGCTACAACAGACTGGCAAAGTGGTGGATAACGCAGAAACGATCCGAAATGCCCCTCTGACAACATTTGCCACAGTTCCTGTGGGTGGCGCGATCGGGTTCGATGGCATTCCCAAATACACTTCGCTTTTCTGGGTTTATGCATTTCTGGCAATCACCGTGATCTTTGCCTATCGCCTGAAGCGATCCAGCTTTGGTCGGGCCATGCTTTCTGTCCGTGAAGATGAAATCGCCGCACAGGCCATGGGGATCAACACGTCGAGGCAGAAGTTACTGGCGTTCATTACAGCTGCTTTTTTCGCGGGTGTTGGAGGCGGGCTGCTGGCTCATGAAAGTGGCGTGATCATTTCGCCCAAGGATGCCGGTTTTCAGCGATCCTTTGATTATGTGATTATGACCGTGCTGGGTGGGCGAGGATCGATCACGGGTGTCATGCTCGCTGCCATTCTGCTTTCAGCCTTACCCGAGGTTCTGCGAGATTTCGAGCGATATCGGATCATCATCTATGCCGCCCTCCTGATTTTCATGATGCTGAGCCGCCCGCAGGGATTGTTTGGAATTCACGAGATCTGGGATTTCTTTCCAAAATCCTGGAAGACCTTGCCGTGGAAGAAAAGTCCGCGTGAGGAGGCCCGATGA
- a CDS encoding ABC transporter ATP-binding protein, whose protein sequence is MNQVLEHRSAGAAQQTLLEVKDLGISFGGLKAVQNFNLTLPSAGLYGLIGPNGAGKTTVFNLLTGIYQPQTGSLSLNGKHLLGCKPHEVTAAGIARTFQNIRLFPNLSILDNVRLAGQIRIRPKLLSTFLRTNGYREQEAALKAQAMDLLEIFDLQDRAEDLAQNLSYGHQRRLEIIRALATKPSVLLLDEPAAGLNPQEKLALAQSIRQIRDRFEVAILLIEHDMQLVMDICERIVVLDHGVTICEGTPQTVQNDEKVIAAYLGAIADDA, encoded by the coding sequence ATGAACCAGGTTCTCGAACATCGATCAGCCGGCGCTGCTCAACAGACTTTGCTGGAAGTCAAAGATCTGGGGATTTCCTTTGGTGGTCTGAAGGCTGTTCAGAATTTCAATCTGACATTACCCAGCGCAGGGCTCTATGGCCTGATTGGCCCTAATGGCGCAGGGAAAACGACCGTGTTCAATCTGCTCACGGGGATCTATCAGCCCCAGACAGGATCGTTATCGCTGAACGGGAAACATCTGCTCGGTTGCAAACCCCATGAAGTCACTGCCGCCGGGATTGCTCGAACATTCCAGAATATTCGCCTCTTCCCGAACCTGAGCATCCTCGACAACGTGCGGCTGGCCGGCCAGATTCGCATTCGCCCCAAGCTGTTATCAACGTTTCTGCGTACAAACGGCTATCGAGAGCAGGAAGCGGCTTTGAAAGCCCAGGCCATGGATCTGCTGGAGATCTTCGATCTTCAGGATCGCGCGGAAGATCTGGCACAGAACCTCAGCTATGGCCATCAGCGTCGTCTGGAAATCATTCGCGCATTAGCAACGAAACCTTCAGTACTCTTACTGGATGAGCCAGCCGCTGGGCTGAATCCTCAGGAAAAACTGGCCCTGGCGCAGTCCATCCGGCAGATCCGCGATCGATTCGAAGTGGCGATTTTATTGATCGAACATGACATGCAACTCGTGATGGATATCTGCGAGAGAATCGTAGTGCTCGATCATGGTGTCACGATCTGCGAAGGGACACCACAAACTGTGCAAAACGATGAAAAGGTGATTGCAGCCTATCTGGGGGCGATTGCCGACGACGCTTAA
- a CDS encoding ArnT family glycosyltransferase: MNRAEWKQLLLVLLVGGVIRLGLALGVEWVLSGQPDRFFLVPGDAEGYWDLGGDLLTGADYEVYGRYVLRMPGFPAILAVARWLGHDQRLVVRLVLIAVSMAGIGGVYQLGRVLYSHAVGILAATFVAISPILAGFGVLILSEGAFATALVWALVAMACWLKALELPGWSGAIIIGAMISGLFSTAAILMRPTWLACAGLIPATLVVCAIISAREHRLQLLLKSGLSAVVMGGTILLLLLPWALRNQSVSGKFTFTTLWVGASLYDGLHAGATGDSDMTFFETDGVANRLREREVDEEYRRRAWAFVAQHPWRAVELAIIKQIRYWNLVPNYPEFRRWWILIPVGLSTAWLYVGICFELIRTPRHWRALLFCGMPVLVFAGIHLLFVGSMRYRLPAELPMAVLAASGWIAVWNQYFGNKPAAQTDCARLAKNRQEETPC, from the coding sequence TTGAATCGGGCGGAATGGAAGCAACTGCTGCTGGTGCTGCTGGTCGGCGGAGTGATCCGTCTTGGTCTGGCTCTGGGTGTCGAATGGGTTTTAAGCGGCCAGCCGGATCGCTTTTTTCTGGTGCCTGGGGATGCCGAGGGATATTGGGATCTGGGCGGTGATCTGCTGACTGGAGCCGACTACGAAGTTTATGGGCGGTATGTGCTGCGGATGCCGGGTTTTCCCGCGATTCTGGCTGTGGCCAGATGGCTGGGGCATGATCAGCGCCTGGTGGTGAGGCTGGTGTTGATTGCCGTGTCAATGGCTGGTATTGGCGGCGTTTATCAACTGGGACGCGTGCTCTACAGCCACGCTGTGGGAATTTTGGCAGCCACGTTTGTGGCGATATCGCCCATTCTGGCGGGATTTGGCGTATTGATTCTCAGTGAAGGGGCCTTTGCCACGGCTTTAGTGTGGGCGCTGGTCGCGATGGCCTGTTGGTTGAAAGCCCTGGAGCTTCCCGGCTGGAGTGGGGCAATCATCATCGGGGCCATGATCTCGGGGCTTTTCTCGACAGCAGCAATTCTGATGCGACCGACATGGTTGGCCTGTGCCGGCTTGATCCCAGCCACTCTTGTGGTCTGTGCGATCATTTCGGCTCGTGAACACCGCCTGCAATTGCTACTGAAAAGTGGACTATCAGCAGTCGTGATGGGGGGGACGATTCTGCTCCTGCTCTTGCCCTGGGCCCTGCGAAATCAGTCAGTTTCGGGAAAGTTCACTTTCACCACACTCTGGGTGGGTGCCAGTCTTTACGATGGCTTGCACGCGGGGGCTACGGGTGACAGCGACATGACGTTCTTCGAGACTGATGGAGTGGCCAATCGACTTCGAGAACGCGAAGTTGACGAAGAGTATCGTCGTCGGGCATGGGCGTTTGTTGCTCAGCATCCCTGGCGAGCGGTTGAACTCGCGATCATCAAGCAGATTCGCTACTGGAATCTCGTGCCGAATTACCCGGAATTTCGGCGTTGGTGGATCCTGATTCCTGTGGGTCTCTCGACTGCCTGGCTTTATGTCGGGATCTGTTTTGAGTTGATACGAACTCCCAGGCATTGGCGGGCGCTCTTGTTTTGTGGCATGCCAGTGCTTGTCTTTGCCGGGATTCATCTCCTGTTTGTGGGCTCGATGCGTTACCGCCTGCCTGCCGAACTTCCCATGGCAGTTCTCGCAGCCAGCGGGTGGATCGCAGTCTGGAATCAATACTTTGGTAACAAACCAGCCGCTCAAACCGATTGTGCTCGATTAGCGAAGAACCGGCAGGAGGAAACTCCATGCTGA
- a CDS encoding BatA domain-containing protein: MTFLHPLILAGLALVVLPVVIHLLMRQKPKRTPFPALRLLQQSQAKVSRRLNLQHWLLMLLRMLVIGAIIIAIARPTLPAANYQLTSGEWLRLLTILLVGGGIYTAFEIYLYRRRQQLPKIDRFSNNFTSGGPAVAIQQQTSKLRSRLIPLVSIAAGFALVLFLIWPYQTRIMADWSKPSSRANLELPVAAVFIFDTSPSMQYRNQGKTRLEVAQSMATTQWGKLPAGSRLALIDGMQPAKPTFLADRNTAHQRIQQFTTRYEERPLEDSIRLALSLQENDRTKLLEAEGGATDRFVREVYLFTDLARHQWHGAADAGLLSELEKLKDVSIYIIDVGELKPSNNRIYGLKLSQETIAENGEVVIEATVESDLAQAPKPLESSAPRAQNTAEPGNAAPLNTNDDVSIELVLGDPRVGNTKRVGLETVPRGGRQTVQFTASNLPSGPSSGYLRLIGDDPLAFDNSLPIALTSAKPPKVLVVSANRADSRLLMEALAPAELTRVGKATTVPTWIPASSLAATDLKSYDVVFLMNLPRPTAEDWKLLRGFVEAGGGLVLTNGHPSKGVVNSPTSIDPLTYENPDALAILPARLKASLSFRPGQVWEFPNRSHGFMAPLAEFGVLEEWESQVVNRYWIVNPVDDAIVLARFLDERKSPALLERRVGKGIVQQWMTSWSLPDWNDLPRSWAFVALADASVDYLSQRQARRFNFVLGDPIQLIFPSDQVLPPQWLVRTPDERQQALDAESSTRLSIPATIANQPGIYLVQPKADPAAMIPLGIRVRDAESNLERMSKENIEQVFGTDRVLVHRELETLERAVLSGRIGQEVYALVLLLLVVCFVTEHLLANWFYAPPAAALTRNTIHTAPRPEGAVHAN; this comes from the coding sequence ATGACATTTCTGCATCCATTGATTCTGGCAGGGTTGGCGCTGGTCGTGTTACCAGTCGTAATTCATCTGCTGATGCGGCAGAAGCCCAAGCGAACCCCCTTCCCGGCTTTACGACTGCTCCAGCAATCTCAGGCCAAGGTTTCACGGCGATTGAATCTGCAGCATTGGCTGTTGATGTTGCTGCGCATGCTCGTCATCGGTGCCATCATCATCGCCATTGCCCGCCCGACTTTACCAGCAGCCAATTATCAATTGACCAGCGGTGAATGGCTCCGGCTACTGACGATTCTTTTGGTCGGCGGTGGCATCTATACGGCCTTCGAAATCTATCTGTACCGCCGACGCCAGCAACTTCCGAAGATTGATCGTTTCTCGAACAACTTCACCTCAGGAGGGCCAGCTGTTGCAATTCAACAGCAGACCTCAAAATTGCGGTCGCGGCTGATTCCACTGGTCTCCATCGCTGCAGGTTTCGCGTTGGTGCTGTTTCTCATCTGGCCTTATCAAACACGAATCATGGCCGACTGGTCGAAGCCATCGTCTCGGGCGAATCTCGAACTTCCGGTTGCTGCGGTCTTCATCTTCGACACATCACCCAGCATGCAATACAGAAATCAGGGCAAAACCCGGCTGGAAGTCGCACAAAGCATGGCAACAACCCAATGGGGCAAGCTTCCAGCCGGAAGTCGTCTCGCGCTGATCGATGGGATGCAACCTGCCAAACCCACGTTTCTTGCGGATCGAAATACGGCTCACCAGCGAATTCAGCAATTCACCACCCGCTACGAAGAACGTCCACTCGAAGACTCCATTCGACTGGCACTTTCGTTGCAGGAGAATGATCGTACGAAACTGCTCGAAGCTGAAGGTGGAGCAACCGATCGATTTGTGCGTGAAGTCTATCTGTTTACAGACCTTGCCAGACATCAATGGCATGGGGCAGCCGACGCAGGATTACTGAGCGAACTGGAAAAGCTCAAGGACGTCAGCATCTACATAATTGATGTGGGCGAATTGAAGCCTTCAAACAACAGGATCTACGGCCTCAAGCTCAGCCAGGAAACGATTGCAGAAAATGGCGAGGTCGTCATTGAAGCGACCGTTGAATCGGATCTGGCCCAGGCACCCAAACCTTTAGAAAGTTCTGCCCCACGGGCTCAGAACACGGCAGAACCAGGAAATGCAGCACCACTCAACACGAATGATGACGTTTCAATCGAACTGGTGCTGGGTGATCCCCGTGTGGGCAATACCAAACGGGTCGGTTTGGAAACGGTGCCCAGAGGTGGACGACAAACAGTACAGTTCACAGCCAGTAACTTACCCTCCGGCCCTTCGAGCGGTTATTTACGGCTGATTGGTGACGATCCCCTGGCATTCGATAACAGTCTTCCCATCGCACTGACATCTGCAAAGCCGCCTAAAGTGCTCGTGGTCTCAGCGAATCGGGCCGATAGCCGACTCCTCATGGAAGCGTTGGCTCCCGCCGAACTGACTCGTGTGGGAAAAGCGACGACAGTCCCCACCTGGATACCGGCATCAAGCCTTGCTGCCACAGATCTGAAGTCTTATGACGTGGTGTTTCTGATGAACCTGCCAAGACCAACAGCAGAAGACTGGAAGTTGCTTCGCGGGTTCGTCGAAGCAGGTGGCGGCCTGGTACTGACCAATGGCCACCCATCGAAGGGAGTGGTGAATTCACCAACGTCCATCGATCCGCTGACCTACGAGAATCCTGATGCTCTGGCCATACTTCCAGCCAGACTCAAAGCTTCACTCTCCTTTCGACCAGGCCAGGTGTGGGAGTTTCCCAATCGATCCCATGGCTTCATGGCTCCATTGGCTGAATTCGGAGTGCTCGAAGAGTGGGAGTCACAGGTCGTGAACCGATACTGGATAGTCAACCCGGTCGACGATGCCATTGTGCTGGCACGCTTTCTTGACGAACGAAAATCTCCTGCACTTTTGGAACGACGAGTGGGAAAAGGGATTGTCCAGCAGTGGATGACATCCTGGAGCCTTCCCGACTGGAACGACCTGCCCAGAAGCTGGGCGTTTGTGGCTCTGGCAGATGCTTCTGTCGATTACCTGTCACAGCGACAGGCACGCCGATTCAACTTTGTGCTGGGTGATCCCATTCAACTGATTTTTCCCTCAGATCAGGTTTTACCGCCCCAGTGGCTGGTGCGTACTCCGGATGAACGTCAGCAAGCCCTCGATGCCGAATCTTCGACCCGGCTGAGCATTCCCGCGACCATTGCCAATCAACCGGGAATCTATCTTGTTCAGCCCAAAGCCGACCCTGCAGCGATGATTCCTCTCGGGATTCGTGTTCGCGATGCTGAATCAAATCTTGAGCGAATGAGCAAAGAGAATATCGAACAGGTTTTTGGAACAGATCGTGTTCTTGTTCATCGCGAGCTGGAGACATTAGAGCGAGCTGTGCTTTCGGGCAGGATCGGACAGGAAGTTTACGCTCTTGTTCTATTGCTGCTTGTGGTCTGCTTTGTGACAGAACATCTTCTGGCCAACTGGTTCTATGCTCCACCGGCTGCGGCCCTCACCAGGAACACGATCCACACTGCTCCCCGTCCGGAAGGAGCAGTTCATGCCAACTGA
- a CDS encoding carbon-nitrogen hydrolase family protein, whose product MPASSVVSDSSAEGKVFPRIELAIVQMDVSIAEPADNCERMLGFLREAASHGARLIVFPECALSGYCTSSLEETRKLAEPIVNPWYQKLQSACAELHVYAVYGQLEVESQTAGIDELPVYNTAVAIGPHGVIHTYRKTHLPFIGADRFTSYGAGPLSVFEIEGVHIGLLICYDGGFPEPSRVLAIEGADLILLPTNWPTTAQVFAAHACQIRSMESTVFFASSSRVGIERDVRFIGQSRICSPLGHEMTAADDQSEAILYATIDTKLSRTKHLIRTAGESEVNRVADRRPELYAALAMPHNLPRAGGRPAPEVETH is encoded by the coding sequence ATGCCTGCCAGTTCAGTTGTTTCAGACTCATCCGCAGAGGGAAAAGTATTTCCTCGAATCGAACTGGCCATTGTGCAGATGGATGTGTCCATCGCCGAACCGGCTGACAACTGCGAGCGAATGCTGGGCTTTCTCCGGGAAGCAGCGAGTCATGGAGCCAGGCTGATTGTCTTTCCGGAGTGTGCACTTTCGGGGTACTGCACGAGTTCACTCGAAGAAACGCGAAAACTGGCTGAACCTATCGTCAATCCCTGGTATCAGAAGCTCCAGTCGGCTTGTGCAGAACTTCACGTCTACGCAGTTTACGGTCAACTGGAAGTCGAGTCGCAGACTGCCGGGATTGATGAACTCCCTGTCTACAACACTGCCGTCGCCATTGGCCCACATGGAGTCATTCACACGTATCGCAAGACTCATCTGCCTTTTATTGGAGCAGATCGTTTCACCTCGTATGGTGCCGGGCCACTGAGCGTTTTTGAGATCGAAGGAGTGCACATCGGGCTATTGATCTGCTACGACGGCGGCTTCCCTGAACCATCCCGTGTGTTGGCCATCGAGGGAGCTGATCTGATTCTGCTACCCACCAACTGGCCAACAACGGCTCAGGTTTTTGCAGCCCACGCCTGTCAGATACGTTCTATGGAAAGCACCGTCTTCTTTGCTTCGAGCAGTCGCGTCGGTATCGAGCGGGATGTCCGCTTTATTGGACAAAGTCGCATCTGTTCGCCTTTGGGGCATGAGATGACAGCGGCCGACGATCAATCGGAAGCCATTCTGTACGCTACCATCGATACGAAGCTCTCTCGAACCAAACATCTCATTCGGACTGCGGGCGAAAGCGAAGTGAATCGAGTGGCAGACCGTCGCCCGGAACTTTATGCCGCTTTGGCTATGCCGCACAATCTGCCCCGAGCCGGCGGTCGACCAGCCCCGGAAGTTGAGACGCACTGA
- a CDS encoding ABC transporter ATP-binding protein produces MLEIENLSVSYGSIRALRGISLKVEPGEIVTLIGGNGAGKSTTLRTISGLLSPQEGQILFEGKPIACKSPHSIAANRLIHVPEGRGIFANLTVEENLRLGAYCRSDTNEIRQDYEHALELFPRVKERLWQLAGTLSGGEQQMVAIARALLARPKLLMLDEPSLGLAPQIVQLIFQVIRKINAGGTTILLVEQNANLALQVAHRAYVLEVGKIEMSGPAAELANSDDIRKAYLGGH; encoded by the coding sequence TTGCTGGAAATCGAAAATCTGTCGGTCTCGTATGGTTCGATACGGGCACTTCGCGGAATTTCACTCAAAGTCGAGCCCGGCGAGATAGTCACTTTGATTGGCGGGAATGGTGCCGGCAAATCGACCACGCTGCGGACAATCTCCGGGCTATTGTCCCCGCAGGAAGGCCAGATCCTGTTTGAAGGAAAGCCCATCGCCTGCAAGTCGCCTCATTCGATTGCCGCCAATCGATTGATTCATGTCCCGGAAGGTCGCGGGATCTTTGCCAACTTGACAGTCGAAGAAAATCTGCGGCTGGGTGCGTATTGCCGAAGTGATACAAATGAGATTCGCCAGGATTACGAACATGCCCTCGAATTGTTCCCGCGCGTCAAAGAGCGTTTGTGGCAACTGGCAGGAACATTATCTGGTGGCGAGCAGCAGATGGTAGCAATTGCCAGAGCCCTCTTGGCTCGGCCCAAACTGCTGATGCTCGATGAACCATCACTGGGCTTGGCACCGCAGATTGTGCAACTGATTTTCCAGGTGATTCGTAAAATCAATGCGGGAGGGACGACCATCCTGCTGGTCGAGCAGAATGCCAACCTGGCACTGCAGGTGGCTCATCGAGCCTATGTGCTCGAGGTGGGCAAAATTGAAATGTCTGGGCCTGCTGCAGAGCTGGCCAATAGCGACGATATTCGCAAAGCCTACCTCGGTGGACATTAG